A section of the Sphaerobacter thermophilus DSM 20745 genome encodes:
- the cas6e gene encoding type I-E CRISPR-associated protein Cas6/Cse3/CasE gives MYLSRLILNPRSREVRRDLADCQQLHRSVMSGFPNLAAPGDARARLGILYRLETHPRTGMPTLLVQSAIEPTWSQLPADYLLNTAGVPNPDCKPVGPIYDALDAGMVLTFRLRANPTKRIKPDTDPGRSNRLGKRVELRTEADQLAWLRRKGEQCGFEVLSVRATTEHEAYRWERAAAIFGLEADKPEPVPDVRAVRGSKVYGRRADGERMTFAAVTFDGLLRIVDADRFRAALVQGIGSAKAYGFGLLSIAPARSA, from the coding sequence ATGTACCTCTCGCGCCTGATTCTGAATCCGCGTAGCCGGGAGGTGCGGCGGGACCTGGCGGACTGCCAGCAGCTCCACCGCTCCGTGATGTCCGGCTTCCCGAACCTCGCCGCGCCGGGCGATGCCCGCGCCCGGCTCGGCATCCTCTACCGGCTTGAGACCCACCCGCGCACCGGCATGCCGACGCTGCTCGTCCAGTCGGCGATCGAGCCGACCTGGAGCCAGCTCCCCGCCGACTACCTGCTCAACACCGCCGGCGTGCCCAACCCCGACTGCAAGCCGGTCGGGCCGATCTACGACGCGCTCGACGCCGGGATGGTCCTCACCTTCCGTCTCCGCGCCAACCCGACCAAACGCATCAAGCCGGACACCGACCCCGGGCGCAGCAATCGACTCGGCAAGCGGGTGGAGCTCCGCACCGAGGCGGACCAGCTCGCCTGGCTCCGCCGCAAGGGCGAGCAGTGTGGCTTCGAGGTGCTCTCCGTGCGCGCCACCACGGAGCACGAGGCGTACCGCTGGGAGCGCGCCGCGGCGATCTTCGGCCTGGAGGCGGACAAGCCGGAGCCGGTCCCTGACGTCCGCGCTGTCCGGGGCAGCAAGGTCTATGGCCGGCGCGCGGACGGAGAGCGGATGACCTTCGCAGCGGTGACGTTCGACGGGCTCCTGCGCATCGTCGACGCCGACCGCTTCCGCGCCGCGCTGGTCCAGGGCATCGGCTCCGCCAAGGCCTACGGCTTCGGCCTCCTTTCGATCGCCCCCGCGAGGAGTGCGTGA
- a CDS encoding CRISPR-associated helicase/endonuclease Cas3, translating to MGEQHNHLLWAKRSRVPGDPAYHPLLCHLLDVALVARVMWDDVLSPAVRRYLAAAFGLSETDAGPWIAFLTGLHDLGKASPAFQLTWTAAHSLLRDAGFPLPQRPLDPRATPHGSVTAATLPEILVAEFQLDNQLARRLGTVIGGHHGIFPRAHDLCDMPTVAVGRGPWNTARAALVRELASHIGVPRDAVPRGIDNPAAMTLAGLVSVADWIGSDDLIFPFAAADAAAASSLDFRNYYRQAEGQAAQAMARLAWLKSRAGAEPRAFSDLFPHITPNALQEAVIELARDLPHPSLVIVEAPMGEGKTEAALFLADHMNAVGGNRGTYVAMPTQATSNQMFGRVRDYLIPRFDTETVNLQLLHGHAALNAEFAALRQRTDALLSPREDDADQDPEIASGVVAAEWFTYRKRGLLSPFGVGTIDQALLAVLQTRHVFVRLFGLAGKTVVIDEVHAYDTYMSTLLERLLEWLAALGSPVILLSATLPDARRATLARAYAAGLDTPSLEPRTDPSAVYPRVTWVTRNGINSRHVPASARTTRSVGIGWVDGRLPETPEEPFPLGKQLEAALEPGGCAVVVCNTVGRAQAVYQALKRYFQGVADDGEPELDLLHARFLVDERQHREQRALRRFGKPGGVVTTEEGTIQVRRPKRAVLIATQIVEQSLDLDFDLMVTDLAPADLVLQRAGRLHRHRRDARPRGLEVPRLWICRPEHITEGVPVFDHGTTAVYDAHALLRSWLVLRDRDAIAIPDEIPDLIEAVYDDRPCPATEPPTVRAAWEETRQRYEELAEKDAAEAAVRWIKRPGAGGFIWQMTANARAEDAPDFHQAHQALTRLTPPSVSVVCLFDVDGRLALDPAGREVIDLSEPPSLNLTRRLLARSVTLSDRRVVPELLTTDPPTAWRESALLRHQRLILLDSSGRASVGKYALRLDPELGLVVE from the coding sequence ATGGGAGAGCAGCACAACCATCTCCTGTGGGCAAAACGGTCGCGGGTCCCGGGCGATCCCGCATATCACCCGCTGCTCTGCCACCTGCTCGACGTGGCTCTAGTGGCGCGGGTTATGTGGGACGATGTCCTCTCTCCGGCTGTCCGGCGGTATCTGGCGGCGGCATTCGGACTTTCGGAAACGGACGCAGGCCCGTGGATCGCCTTCCTAACGGGTCTCCACGACTTGGGGAAGGCGTCTCCGGCCTTCCAGCTCACATGGACCGCTGCCCACTCGCTCCTTCGCGACGCCGGTTTCCCCCTACCGCAGCGGCCACTCGACCCACGCGCGACCCCGCACGGGAGCGTTACTGCCGCTACCCTCCCGGAGATCTTGGTCGCTGAGTTCCAACTCGATAACCAACTGGCGCGGCGCCTCGGAACCGTCATCGGGGGCCACCACGGGATTTTCCCCCGGGCACATGATCTTTGCGACATGCCTACCGTCGCGGTGGGCCGCGGGCCCTGGAACACGGCCCGGGCGGCACTCGTGCGTGAGTTGGCCTCGCATATCGGCGTTCCGCGTGACGCGGTACCGCGCGGCATCGACAACCCGGCAGCGATGACGCTAGCGGGACTCGTGTCGGTTGCTGACTGGATCGGTTCCGACGATTTGATCTTCCCGTTCGCCGCGGCCGACGCCGCGGCCGCCTCTTCTCTCGATTTCAGGAACTACTACCGACAGGCCGAGGGGCAGGCGGCCCAGGCCATGGCGCGGCTCGCCTGGCTGAAATCCCGGGCCGGCGCCGAACCTCGCGCCTTCAGTGATCTGTTCCCGCACATCACACCGAACGCGCTCCAAGAGGCTGTCATTGAGCTGGCGCGAGACCTCCCCCACCCTTCGCTGGTCATTGTTGAGGCGCCGATGGGCGAAGGGAAGACTGAGGCAGCACTCTTCCTGGCCGATCACATGAACGCGGTGGGCGGCAATCGGGGCACCTACGTCGCCATGCCGACACAGGCCACCAGTAACCAGATGTTCGGACGCGTGCGCGACTACCTTATCCCGCGCTTCGACACGGAGACGGTCAACCTCCAGCTACTACACGGCCACGCCGCACTCAACGCCGAATTTGCCGCCCTGCGCCAGCGCACCGACGCGCTGCTGAGCCCACGCGAGGACGACGCCGATCAGGATCCCGAGATTGCCTCGGGAGTGGTCGCAGCCGAATGGTTCACCTACCGCAAGCGCGGCCTCCTCTCCCCCTTCGGGGTCGGAACGATCGACCAAGCGCTACTGGCAGTGCTCCAGACGCGACATGTCTTCGTACGCCTCTTCGGCCTGGCCGGCAAGACGGTGGTGATCGATGAGGTGCATGCCTACGACACGTATATGTCAACCTTGCTCGAGCGGCTGCTGGAGTGGCTCGCCGCCCTTGGCAGCCCGGTGATCCTGCTTTCGGCCACGCTCCCCGATGCCCGCCGCGCCACACTCGCCAGGGCCTACGCCGCCGGGTTAGACACACCATCATTGGAGCCACGCACGGATCCCTCCGCCGTGTACCCGCGCGTCACCTGGGTGACCCGGAACGGCATCAACAGTCGGCACGTGCCGGCTTCGGCCCGTACGACCCGCTCGGTCGGGATCGGGTGGGTCGATGGCCGACTCCCGGAGACACCCGAAGAGCCATTTCCCCTCGGCAAACAGCTCGAGGCCGCCCTGGAACCCGGCGGCTGCGCGGTGGTGGTCTGCAACACAGTCGGCCGCGCCCAGGCGGTGTACCAGGCCCTCAAGCGCTACTTCCAAGGCGTCGCTGACGACGGCGAGCCGGAGCTGGACCTCCTGCATGCACGGTTCCTCGTCGATGAGCGCCAGCACCGCGAGCAGCGTGCTCTTCGGCGCTTCGGCAAGCCCGGCGGTGTCGTCACCACCGAGGAAGGGACGATCCAGGTGAGGCGCCCGAAGCGAGCGGTACTTATCGCGACGCAAATCGTTGAGCAGAGCCTCGATCTCGACTTCGATCTGATGGTGACCGATCTGGCCCCGGCCGACCTCGTCCTCCAGCGCGCCGGTCGACTCCACCGTCACCGGCGTGATGCCCGCCCGCGCGGCCTGGAAGTGCCGCGCCTATGGATCTGTCGACCTGAGCACATCACCGAGGGCGTGCCGGTCTTCGACCACGGCACGACGGCGGTCTACGACGCCCACGCGCTGCTGCGTTCGTGGCTGGTACTGCGGGATCGTGACGCCATCGCAATCCCCGACGAGATCCCGGATCTCATCGAGGCGGTCTACGACGACCGCCCCTGCCCGGCCACCGAGCCCCCCACCGTCCGCGCGGCGTGGGAGGAGACACGGCAGCGTTATGAGGAGCTAGCCGAGAAGGACGCGGCCGAGGCTGCCGTCCGCTGGATCAAGCGGCCGGGAGCCGGCGGCTTCATCTGGCAGATGACCGCTAACGCCCGCGCCGAGGACGCTCCCGACTTCCACCAGGCACACCAGGCCCTGACGCGGCTCACCCCGCCGTCCGTCTCGGTCGTGTGCCTGTTCGACGTCGACGGGCGCTTGGCCCTCGACCCCGCCGGCCGAGAGGTGATCGATCTCTCGGAGCCACCGTCGCTGAATCTAACCCGGCGCCTGCTGGCCCGCTCGGTGACGCTCAGCGACCGGCGCGTCGTTCCGGAGTTGCTCACGACCGACCCACCGACCGCCTGGCGCGAGTCCGCCCTGCTGCGGCACCAGCGGCTCATCCTGCTTGATTCTTCGGGTCGTGCCTCGGTCGGGAAGTACGCGCTGCGCCTCGATCCGGAACTAGGACTGGTTGTGGAGTGA
- a CDS encoding SDR family oxidoreductase produces the protein MDLGLTGKVALVPAASSGLGRAVALALAREGAQVVVSSRNQAAVDEVAGEIRAAGGDALAVAADVTKPADLERLVQAAIDRYGGIDVLITNAGGPPAGTFDKFNDADWQAAFELTLMSAVRLIRLALPSMRARGGGVIIAMTSSSIKQPIPNLLLSNVMRAGVAGLAKTLADELAPDGIRVNTIVPGRIATPRVAQLDRVNAERQGVDVAVIEQRETSRIPMGRYGTPEEFADAVAFLASERASYITGATLQVDGGMIRSLW, from the coding sequence ATGGATCTGGGGCTGACCGGGAAGGTTGCGCTGGTGCCGGCGGCGAGCTCGGGATTGGGCCGGGCGGTGGCGCTGGCGCTTGCGCGCGAGGGGGCGCAGGTCGTCGTCAGTAGCCGCAATCAAGCGGCGGTCGATGAGGTGGCGGGGGAGATCCGCGCCGCGGGCGGAGATGCGCTGGCGGTGGCGGCCGACGTCACCAAGCCGGCCGATCTGGAGCGGCTGGTCCAGGCGGCGATTGATCGCTACGGCGGGATCGATGTGCTGATCACCAACGCCGGCGGGCCGCCGGCGGGGACGTTTGACAAGTTCAACGATGCTGACTGGCAGGCGGCATTTGAGCTGACGCTGATGAGCGCGGTGCGGCTGATCCGGCTGGCGCTCCCGTCGATGCGGGCGCGGGGCGGCGGTGTGATCATCGCCATGACCTCGTCTTCGATCAAGCAGCCGATCCCGAACCTGCTGCTGTCGAACGTGATGCGGGCTGGAGTCGCGGGGCTGGCCAAGACCCTGGCGGACGAGTTGGCGCCGGACGGCATCCGGGTCAACACCATCGTGCCGGGGCGCATCGCCACCCCGCGGGTGGCGCAACTCGATCGGGTCAACGCCGAGCGGCAGGGGGTCGACGTTGCAGTGATCGAGCAGCGGGAGACGTCGCGGATCCCCATGGGCCGCTACGGCACGCCTGAGGAGTTCGCCGATGCCGTCGCCTTCCTGGCGTCGGAGCGGGCCAGCTACATCACCGGGGCCACGCTCCAGGTGGACGGCGGGATGATCCGCTCACTCTGGTAG
- the cas2e gene encoding type I-E CRISPR-associated endoribonuclease Cas2e: MILERVPRSLRGELTRWMLEPKAGVFVGTMSALVRDKLWEKACASMKGGAGMLIYSSNTEQGFVVRFWGNLGREVVDFDGLTLIRVPSE; this comes from the coding sequence ATGATCCTGGAGCGGGTACCGCGCAGCCTGCGTGGCGAGTTGACCCGCTGGATGCTGGAGCCGAAAGCGGGCGTGTTCGTTGGGACGATGTCCGCGTTGGTACGCGACAAGCTCTGGGAGAAGGCGTGCGCGAGCATGAAGGGCGGCGCCGGGATGCTGATCTACAGCAGCAACACGGAGCAAGGCTTTGTCGTCCGATTCTGGGGAAATCTAGGCAGGGAGGTGGTAGACTTCGACGGCCTGACATTGATCCGAGTGCCGTCAGAATGA
- the cas7e gene encoding type I-E CRISPR-associated protein Cas7/Cse4/CasC, which translates to MFVELHIIQNFAPSNLNRDDTGAPKDCQFGGYRRARISSQALKRAIRMTFGEENLLPEESRARRTKRIAGALVERLVASGKDAVAAAAVVEAAIQGIGLSFEKPKEGDTEKKTQYLLFLGQREINALADVCLAHWDTLVDVAPNADAASERDAKKAKKANKAALPKQVQLALLDALDGRSADVALFGRMLADLPEKNIDAASQVAHAISTHRVATEFDFYTAVDDLKPDDTAGADMLGTVEFNSACFYRYSNIDVDQLIENLGGDVDLARTTVEAFLWASIHAIPTGKQNSMAAQNPPSFVMAVVRDRGLWSLANAFVNPVAPAHDGDLIERSVDALEAYWSNLVRVYGGELRGTWCVNVNPRELGPLEELHVDTFEELVDAVVTAAFAEAETGAAA; encoded by the coding sequence ATGTTCGTTGAACTGCACATCATCCAGAACTTCGCGCCCTCGAACCTGAACCGGGACGACACCGGTGCGCCGAAGGACTGCCAGTTCGGCGGCTACCGCCGGGCGCGCATCTCGAGCCAGGCCCTCAAGCGTGCGATCCGGATGACCTTCGGCGAGGAAAATCTGCTGCCCGAGGAGAGCCGCGCACGACGCACCAAGCGCATAGCCGGAGCTCTCGTCGAGCGGCTGGTCGCCAGCGGGAAGGACGCCGTCGCAGCCGCCGCGGTGGTCGAAGCCGCCATCCAGGGAATCGGTCTCAGCTTTGAGAAACCAAAGGAGGGGGACACCGAGAAGAAGACGCAGTACCTGCTGTTCCTGGGTCAGCGGGAGATCAACGCCCTGGCCGATGTCTGCCTGGCGCACTGGGACACCCTGGTTGATGTCGCGCCAAACGCGGATGCGGCTTCCGAACGCGACGCCAAGAAAGCCAAGAAGGCGAACAAGGCGGCCCTGCCGAAGCAGGTTCAACTGGCGCTCCTCGACGCACTCGACGGCCGCTCCGCCGACGTCGCCCTGTTCGGCCGGATGCTGGCCGACCTTCCCGAGAAGAACATCGACGCGGCCAGCCAGGTGGCGCACGCCATCTCCACCCACCGGGTCGCCACCGAGTTCGACTTCTACACCGCCGTGGATGATCTGAAGCCAGACGACACCGCCGGCGCCGACATGCTCGGCACCGTCGAATTCAACTCCGCTTGTTTCTACCGGTACAGCAATATCGACGTGGATCAACTGATCGAGAACCTGGGCGGCGATGTTGATCTGGCGCGGACAACCGTCGAAGCCTTCCTCTGGGCCTCAATCCACGCGATCCCAACCGGCAAGCAGAACAGCATGGCGGCCCAGAACCCGCCGTCGTTCGTGATGGCCGTGGTCCGCGACCGCGGTCTCTGGTCTCTCGCCAACGCCTTCGTCAACCCGGTGGCGCCGGCGCACGACGGCGACCTGATCGAGCGCTCGGTGGACGCGCTGGAAGCGTACTGGTCCAATCTGGTCCGGGTCTACGGCGGCGAGCTGCGCGGCACCTGGTGCGTCAACGTCAACCCGCGCGAACTTGGTCCGCTGGAGGAGCTGCACGTCGACACCTTCGAGGAGCTGGTCGACGCCGTGGTCACAGCGGCCTTCGCCGAAGCCGAAACGGGCGCGGCAGCATGA
- the cas5e gene encoding type I-E CRISPR-associated protein Cas5/CasD, translating into MSTLLLRLTGPMQAWGTQSRFSWRDTGLEPSKSGVIGLLCAALGRPRSAPVDDLARLRMGVRVDREGTMHVDFHTAGGWHRRAEAGYGVPDPSGTARRPQISRRFYLADADFLVGLEGDEELLVLLDRALAAPRWQLFLGRKSFVPAAPVRLPDTPPWGPGLRPEPLETALRTYPWLGYQLPHPRADAPDRLRLVLDAEGDDAADIRMDVPISFAERRFSTRAVRTVWIATPPPPEGGDPCTSRA; encoded by the coding sequence ATGAGTACCCTCCTGCTTCGCTTGACCGGCCCCATGCAGGCCTGGGGCACTCAAAGCCGCTTTTCCTGGCGCGACACCGGCCTGGAACCCTCAAAGAGCGGCGTGATCGGCCTCCTCTGCGCCGCGCTGGGCCGGCCGCGATCCGCCCCGGTGGACGACCTGGCACGCCTCCGCATGGGCGTTCGGGTCGACCGCGAAGGAACGATGCACGTCGATTTCCACACAGCCGGCGGCTGGCATCGCCGGGCGGAGGCAGGCTACGGCGTGCCCGATCCGAGCGGCACTGCCCGCCGGCCCCAGATCTCCCGCCGCTTCTACCTGGCCGACGCCGACTTCCTCGTCGGCCTGGAGGGCGACGAGGAGCTGCTGGTCCTGCTCGACCGCGCCCTGGCTGCGCCCCGCTGGCAGCTCTTCCTCGGCCGAAAGTCGTTCGTCCCCGCTGCGCCGGTCCGCCTGCCGGACACGCCGCCCTGGGGACCGGGCCTGCGCCCGGAGCCACTGGAGACGGCCCTGCGCACCTACCCGTGGCTCGGTTACCAGCTTCCACACCCCCGCGCGGACGCACCCGACAGGCTGCGCCTCGTGCTCGACGCGGAAGGTGACGATGCGGCCGACATCCGCATGGACGTGCCGATCTCCTTCGCCGAGCGCCGCTTCAGCACCCGCGCCGTCCGCACTGTCTGGATTGCGACGCCACCACCACCGGAGGGAGGTGACCCATGTACCTCTCGCGCCTGA
- the casA gene encoding type I-E CRISPR-associated protein Cse1/CasA: MTDGFNLLDCPWIPCMRAADGAWEDLSLRDVLVRAHELREIVDPSPLVTVSLHRLLLAFLHRVFGPASIDEWAALWERGSWDPDPIDRYCERWRNRFNLFDPTYPFYQTPAVDASYAKPVAGIVHGMMLGNYLTLFDHSVATDPPALSPAQAARYLVAYQAFDVGGMISYQSRHGEEASVAKYTKAGPLTTSAVALVKGRNLFQTLMLNLHAYNGADGLPFHFTDDSAAWERDEHPTPRERRPSGYVDLLTWQSRRVRLLPESADGNAAPVVRYAVIMKGEQFPDGWNPADYEPMVAFRKSLKPRDGVPPWFPIGFQEDRALWRDSLALFQSVSGQSARPKMLDWVAGLAAEGPLGSRARFALDLYGMVTDQANVTLWRHERLPLPAPLLNDRERYELLQEALGLAERVSTLLVNDVVTVTGADGKTRKLPSPLRVFAQTLAAPDDAVTPSPTTVRSIAKSLAPSAVFWSRLAVPFSQLVSDLGGDIAGDPLARWTREIQRTAQVAFRGVIHSLDSSARALKAAARAERAFNRLLREMLTGYLPAREEETDEPAA; the protein is encoded by the coding sequence ATGACGGATGGCTTCAACCTGCTCGATTGCCCGTGGATCCCCTGCATGCGGGCCGCGGACGGTGCTTGGGAAGACCTAAGCCTGCGCGACGTCCTGGTCCGCGCACACGAGTTGCGCGAGATCGTCGATCCCTCGCCACTGGTGACGGTCAGCCTGCACCGCTTGCTGCTCGCGTTCCTGCACCGCGTCTTCGGCCCGGCCAGCATCGACGAGTGGGCGGCGTTGTGGGAGCGCGGTTCCTGGGATCCCGATCCGATCGACCGCTACTGCGAACGCTGGCGGAATCGCTTCAACCTATTCGATCCGACGTACCCCTTCTACCAAACGCCCGCGGTCGACGCATCCTACGCGAAGCCGGTGGCGGGGATCGTTCACGGGATGATGCTTGGCAACTACCTCACGTTGTTTGACCACAGCGTGGCAACCGATCCGCCTGCACTGTCACCCGCCCAGGCCGCCCGATACCTGGTCGCGTATCAGGCGTTCGACGTCGGCGGCATGATCTCCTATCAGAGTCGGCACGGTGAGGAAGCGAGCGTCGCTAAGTACACCAAGGCCGGCCCGCTGACCACCAGCGCGGTCGCGCTCGTCAAGGGTCGCAACCTGTTCCAAACGCTGATGCTCAACCTCCACGCCTACAACGGCGCCGATGGGCTTCCTTTCCACTTCACGGACGACAGCGCGGCCTGGGAGCGGGACGAGCACCCCACGCCTCGGGAGCGCCGCCCGAGCGGCTACGTCGATCTGCTGACCTGGCAGAGCCGGCGCGTGCGGCTCCTTCCTGAGTCTGCAGACGGGAACGCAGCCCCAGTCGTCCGCTATGCAGTCATCATGAAGGGCGAGCAGTTTCCCGACGGCTGGAATCCAGCCGACTACGAGCCAATGGTCGCCTTCCGCAAGAGTCTCAAGCCCAGGGACGGGGTGCCACCCTGGTTCCCCATTGGCTTCCAGGAGGATCGCGCCCTCTGGCGCGACAGCTTGGCATTGTTCCAATCGGTAAGCGGCCAGTCGGCCCGGCCGAAGATGCTCGACTGGGTCGCCGGTCTGGCCGCCGAAGGGCCGCTGGGATCCCGCGCTCGATTTGCCCTCGACCTGTACGGCATGGTGACCGACCAGGCCAACGTCACACTCTGGCGGCACGAGCGCCTGCCACTTCCCGCGCCGCTCCTGAACGACCGAGAACGGTACGAGCTGCTTCAAGAGGCGCTGGGGCTGGCCGAGCGGGTCAGCACCCTCCTGGTGAACGACGTTGTCACGGTTACCGGCGCGGATGGCAAGACCCGAAAGCTACCCAGCCCGTTGCGCGTCTTCGCTCAGACCCTGGCTGCGCCGGACGACGCTGTCACCCCTAGCCCGACAACGGTGAGGAGCATCGCCAAGTCGCTCGCACCCAGCGCCGTCTTTTGGTCGAGGCTGGCGGTGCCGTTCAGCCAACTAGTAAGCGACCTCGGCGGCGATATCGCCGGCGACCCGCTCGCGCGCTGGACCCGTGAGATCCAGCGCACAGCACAAGTCGCCTTCAGGGGCGTGATCCACAGCCTCGACTCCAGCGCTCGGGCACTGAAGGCGGCCGCCCGCGCCGAGCGTGCCTTCAACCGGCTGCTCCGGGAGATGCTCACTGGCTATTTGCCGGCACGAGAGGAGGAAACCGATGAGCCGGCCGCTTGA
- the casB gene encoding type I-E CRISPR-associated protein Cse2/CasB, with amino-acid sequence MSRPLDRHRRFIASLEALADRQDRGALAALRRGLGKKPGEVADLYPYVLPWLPSTASPREENAYVLVAGLFALHPHSWHPRDDEGRSNLGASFARLMASDGSPSIEKRFVALLNCHLDDLPAHLRSAVGLLKAHEIPIDWAQLLSDILGWHWDTRAVQREWARAFWGQSAAQAGAPGAGDTITDQPQSVA; translated from the coding sequence ATGAGCCGGCCGCTTGACCGACATCGGCGCTTCATCGCGTCGCTGGAGGCACTCGCCGACCGCCAGGACCGCGGCGCGCTGGCCGCGCTCCGTCGCGGGCTGGGCAAGAAGCCCGGCGAGGTCGCCGACCTCTACCCCTACGTCCTCCCGTGGCTGCCAAGCACGGCATCGCCGCGGGAGGAGAACGCCTACGTCCTCGTCGCTGGGCTCTTTGCGCTGCATCCGCATAGCTGGCACCCACGTGACGATGAGGGGCGCAGCAACCTCGGTGCGTCCTTCGCCCGGCTGATGGCGTCGGACGGTAGCCCGAGCATCGAAAAGCGCTTCGTCGCGCTGCTCAACTGCCACCTCGACGACCTGCCGGCTCACTTGCGCTCCGCGGTCGGCCTGCTTAAGGCACACGAGATCCCCATAGACTGGGCGCAATTGCTCAGCGACATCCTGGGCTGGCACTGGGATACCCGCGCCGTGCAACGCGAGTGGGCACGCGCCTTCTGGGGTCAGTCCGCGGCCCAAGCAGGCGCCCCTGGTGCCGGCGATACGATCACCGATCAACCGCAGTCGGTTGCATAG
- the cas1e gene encoding type I-E CRISPR-associated endonuclease Cas1e: MDLHILPKVRDSWSYLYVEHARIEQEAKAIAIHDAVGMVPVPCASLGILMLGPGTSISHAAIRTLAENGCLVLWTGEEGVRFYAQGLGETRSARNLMRQARLWADPALRLRVVFRMYQMRFSEPLPPDLTLQQIRGMEGARVRDAYARASRETGVPWRGRSFQRRNWSATDPINRALSCANSCLYGICHAAIVSLGYSPGLGFIHTGKMLSFVYDIADLYKATVTIPLAFRVVAEGTHDLEGRVRRACRDAFVAHRLLGTIATDIEHVLDISDADGGADEPDFDEDAAYPGGLWDPSGAVAGGVNHAPEGGEEE, translated from the coding sequence ATGGACCTGCACATCTTGCCGAAGGTACGCGATAGCTGGAGCTACCTGTACGTCGAGCACGCCAGGATCGAGCAGGAGGCGAAGGCGATCGCCATCCACGATGCCGTGGGCATGGTCCCGGTGCCCTGTGCGTCACTCGGAATCCTGATGCTCGGGCCAGGGACGAGCATCAGCCACGCCGCGATCCGGACGCTGGCCGAAAACGGCTGCCTCGTCCTCTGGACGGGCGAGGAAGGGGTTCGGTTCTACGCGCAGGGGCTGGGCGAGACCCGCTCCGCCCGCAACCTGATGCGGCAGGCGCGGCTCTGGGCCGACCCGGCGCTGCGCCTGCGGGTCGTCTTCCGCATGTACCAGATGCGCTTCTCGGAGCCCTTGCCCCCCGATCTGACGCTGCAGCAGATCCGGGGCATGGAAGGGGCACGCGTCCGCGATGCCTACGCCCGCGCCAGTCGTGAGACCGGCGTCCCCTGGCGCGGGCGCTCCTTCCAGCGACGGAACTGGTCAGCGACCGACCCCATCAACCGTGCCCTCTCGTGCGCGAACAGTTGTCTATACGGCATCTGCCACGCAGCGATCGTCTCCCTTGGCTACTCGCCAGGACTCGGGTTCATCCACACCGGCAAGATGCTGTCGTTCGTGTACGACATCGCCGACCTGTACAAGGCAACGGTGACGATCCCGCTGGCGTTCCGCGTCGTCGCCGAAGGGACGCATGACCTGGAAGGAAGGGTTCGGCGCGCTTGCCGTGATGCCTTCGTGGCGCACCGTCTGTTGGGAACCATCGCGACAGACATCGAGCACGTGCTGGACATCAGCGACGCAGACGGCGGCGCCGACGAACCGGACTTCGATGAGGACGCCGCTTACCCCGGCGGGCTTTGGGACCCCAGCGGAGCAGTCGCGGGCGGGGTGAACCATGCCCCCGAGGGTGGAGAGGAGGAGTAA